The nucleotide window ACGTAGCCAGGATATGGGACCACGCCCTCGATGTCCTGGCCCGGCTTGTGGCATCAGTGGTCCACGTCCTCGACCCCCAGGCCGTCATCCTTGGCGGGGGCCTCAGCCGAAACCCCGGCCTCGTGGAGACCCTCCGGCCTCTGATCCTGCGCTACACCGCCCCACCCTTCAGGGACACCCTCGACATCCGCCTCGCGACTCTGGGCGACGCCGCCGCCCTCCTCGGCGCCGTCTTGGGGTCCAGAGCTCAAAGGTGAACCTGCGAAACTTCGCCCCCAAGTCACCCTGAGAGACCCTGCCCCTACCGCAAGCCCCAGCCTTGGTTTTGTTGTCCGGCTTTTCGGCCCTTTTCTACCCAAACCTGAATCTGTCCACCAGGCGCAGCATTCTTTCTTCCGTGAAAGCGTCCTTTACCAATTCGACATCTTCCTCTTCAAGAAAAGGCTCGACATCATCGAAAGCTTTGCGGAAATTTACTCTTCTGCAGACTTCAACATAATGTTCCCTAAAAAGATCCTGTGTAAGAGAAACCCTTTCCTCCAACTTGCCGGACTGCTTCATCTTCCTTTCCAGACATTCGATTCTCAAAGGGATCTCCTGTCCCAGGTACCAGAGCATGTCAAACCAGTCACGCCCCTTGACCCG belongs to Thermovirga sp. and includes:
- a CDS encoding ROK family protein, with translation VARIWDHALDVLARLVASVVHVLDPQAVILGGGLSRNPGLVETLRPLILRYTAPPFRDTLDIRLATLGDAAALLGAVLGSRAQR